One part of the Glycine soja cultivar W05 chromosome 11, ASM419377v2, whole genome shotgun sequence genome encodes these proteins:
- the LOC114375267 gene encoding caffeoylshikimate esterase: MEEEKEDQKLLTYPHYWGFTPEEDYYKQQGITSTSSFFTTPQGLKLFTRSWLPNPNTPPRALIFMVHGYGNDISWTFQSTPIFLAQNSFSCFALDLQGHGHSQGLKAYVPNVHLAAHDCLSFFNSIRTQNPNLPSFLYGESMGAAISLLIHLVNSETEPKSQPFQGAVLVAPMCKISDNVRPKWPIPQILTFLSRFFPTLPIVPTPDLLYKSVKVDHKKVIADMNPLRYRGKPRLGTVVELLRVTDLLSRRLCDVSLPFIVLHGSADVVTDPNVSRELYREARSDDKTIKVYEEMMHSLLFGETDENVEIVRNDILEWLVARCK; the protein is encoded by the coding sequence atggaagaagaaaaagaagaccaAAAGCTCCTGACATACCCCCACTACTGGGGCTTCACCCCAGAAGAGGACTACTACAAACAACAAGGAATCACATCCACAAGCTCCTTCTTCACCACTCCCCAAGGCCTGAAACTCTTCACAAGATCCTGGCTCCCAAACCCTAACACTCCTCCCCGTGCCCTAATCTTCATGGTTCACGGCTACGGCAACGACATCTCCTGGACCTTCCAATCAACCCCTATCTTCCTCGCCCAAAACTCCTTCTCATGCTTCGCCCTAGACCTCCAGGGCCACGGCCACTCCCAGGGCCTCAAAGCCTACGTCCCTAACGTACACCTCGCCGCACACGATTGCCTCTCCTTCTTCAATTCCATCAGAACCCAAAACCCTAACCTCCCTTCCTTCCTTTACGGCGAGTCCATGGGCGCCGCAATCTCCCTCCTCATCCACCTCGTCAACTCCGAAACGGAACCCAAATCTCAACCCTTCCAAGGTGCCGTTTTGGTGGCCCCCATGTGCAAAATCTCCGACAACGTGCGACCCAAATGGCCAATCCCGCAAATCCTCACTTTCCTATCAAGATTCTTCCCCACTCTCCCCATTGTTCCCACTCCCGATCTTCTCTACAAGTCCGTCAAAGTTGACCACAAAAAAGTCATCGCCGACATGAACCCTTTGCGTTACCGCGGGAAGCCCAGGTTGGGGACTGTGGTGGAGCTTCTTAGAGTCACAGATTTGCTGAGTCGGAGGCTCTGTGATGTGAGTCTTCCGTTTATTGTGCTTCATGGAAGTGCTGATGTTGTTACTGACCCTAATGTGAGTAGAGAGCTTTACCGTGAGGCGAGGAGTGACGATAAGACGATTAAGGTTTATGAGGAGATGATGCATTCGTTGCTGTTTGGGGAAACTGATGAGAATGTTGAGATTGTTAGGAACGATATCTTGGAGTGGTTGGTTGCTAGGTGTAAGTAA
- the LOC114375850 gene encoding (E,E)-geranyllinalool synthase: MESPSSSLVEKIKGKIFSSNVDPYTSICPSAYDTAWLAMIPDSHNSFKPMFKNCLDWLLNNQNQQGFWGECDAFGKPTLETLPATLASIVALKKWNTGALMIDTGLVFIETNIEKLLKDIDNNCPRWFRIVFPAMVQLSESVGLEIVFPDAVTGSVSRIFHGQQYLLNKEELVGKHCFPPLLSYLEALPPTYTISEEDIRSNLSDDGSVFQSPSATAKAFMATGKIECLAYLQSLIQRCPDGVPQTYPMDEELIKLCMVNQLQRLGLAEHFVEEIDEILAKVYRNYVEQESWVKPTNMVAAQLHKDSLAFHLLRMHGYSVSPSLLFRWFLDDEEIRTRVEKEPEHFSTTMLSMYRASNLIFCGENELEDVKSFTRDLLKRSLVTKNGETQRKLSQFQQMVQRELNIPWLAHMDHLDHRIWIEENEEVNFLWKGKTSHVRISHFHNVDLLQLAMQNYEFKQSIFKSELKELMRWAQNCGLTNMGFGREKTTYCYYAIAAATTYPNDTYVRMLVAKSAVMITVADDFFDAEGSFKELNDFMNAVRRWDSKGLSSHGKVIFEALDNLVSEASGKYVEQGGIHDIQSSLQDLWYETFLSWLTEAKWNKKGEAPSIDDYLKNGMISIAIHTMILPASCFLNPSLSYENLRPAQYEPITKLLMVICRLLNDIQTYKRETEEGKWNFLGLNLMKNPNFGMEDSIALGREIIDERTKEFIQHVLVNGQSDLPKPCKLLHLTCLKVFHLFYNSRNAFDSNTQLLEDINKAIYLPLRRNTKTTKIDLSQLRSMPKMKDKSIQRPRFNWSFKHNRSFCVHQVISPPALRNGYGIISFNPKALIPGFI, encoded by the exons ATGGAGTCTCCTTCATCCTCCCTCGTTGAAAAGATTAAGGGGAAAATATTCTCATCAAATGTTGATCCCTATACTTCTATATGCCCCTCAGCTTATGATACTGCATGGTTAGCAATGATACCTGATTCCCACAATTCTTTCAAACCCATGTTCAAAAACTGCTTGGACTGGCTTCTCAAcaaccaaaatcaacaagggTTTTGGGGTGAGTGTGATGCCTTTGGAAAACCCACATTGGAAACACTTCCGGCAACCCTAGCTTCCATTGTTGCACTCAAAAAGTGGAACACCGGTGCATTAATGATAGACACag GTTTGGTCTTCattgaaacaaatattgaaaAGCTGCTCAAGGATATCGACAACAATTGTCCTCGTTGGTTTAGGATTGTTTTTCCAGCCATGGTTCAACTTTCAGAGAGTGTTGGTTTAGAAATTGTGTTCCCAGATGCAGTGACAGGGTCTGTGTCAAGGATCTTTCACGGTCAACAATATCTTCTTAACAA GGAGGAACTTGTGGGGAAGCATTGCTTCCCACCACTGTTATCATATCTTGAAGCTTTGCCACCTACATATACAATAAGTGAAGAAGATATACGTAGCAATCTCAGTGATGATGGTTCAGTGTTCCAATCACCCTCTGCTACTGCAAAAGCTTTCATGGCTACTGGGAAGATTGAGTGTCTGGCCTATTTACAGTCTCTAATTCAAAGATGTCCTGATGGAG TTCCACAAACGTACCCCATGGACGAGGAACTTATAAAGCTTTGCATGGTAAACCAATTACAAAGGCTAGGGTTGGCTGAGCACTTCGTTGAAGagattgatgaaattttggccAAGGTCTACAG GAACTATGTGGAGCAAGAATCATGGGTAAAACCTACCAATATGGTGGCAGCTCAACTTCACAAAGACTCCTTGGCATTTCATCTCCTAAGGATGCATGGATACAGCGTATCACCATCAT TACTGTTTCGTTGGTTTCTTGATGATGAAGAGATTAGAACACGAGTTGAAAAGGAACCCGAACACTTTTCAACTACAATGCTTTCAATGTACAGAGCCTCAAACCTTATTTTCTGTGGGGAAAATGAACTTGAGGATGTCAAATCTTTCACGAGGGATCTACTAAAGAGAAGCTTGGTAACTAAAAACGGTGAAACGCAGAGGAAATTGTCCCAATTCCAGCAAATG GTTCAACGTGAATTGAATATTCCGTGGCTGGCTCACATGGATCATTTGGATCATAGGATCTggatagaagaaaatgaagaagtcaATTTCCTATGGAAAGGAAAGACCTCGCATGTTAG GATTTCACACTTTCACAACGTTGATCTCCTTCAACTTGCCATGCAAAATTACGAGTTTAAGCAATCAATTTTCAAAAGTGAATTAAAAGAATTGATGAG GTGGGCCCAAAATTGCGGTCTAACGAATATGGGATTTGGAAGAGAGAAGACCACATATTGTTACTATGCTATAGCTGCTGCCACTACCTATCCAAATGACACTTACGTACGAATGTTAGTGGCAAAGAGTGCTGTAATGATCACAGTTGCGGATGATTTCTTTGACGCAGAAGGATCATTCAAGGAGTTGAACGATTTCATGAATGCAGTTAGAAG GTGGGATTCTAAGGGCTTAAGTAGCCACGGCAAAGTCATATTTGAAGCTCTTGATAATCTCGTGAGTGAAGCTTCTGGAAAATATGTCGAACAAGGAGGGATTCATGATATACAAAGTAGTCTACAAGATCTA TGGTATGAAACTTTCCTTTCGTGGCTAACGGAAGCaaagtggaacaaaaagggAGAGGCACCATCAATTGATGACTACCTGAAGAATGGGATGATCTCTATTGCCATACACACCATGATTCTTCCAGCTTCATGTTTTTTGAATCCCAGCTTGTCATACGAGAATCTCAGGCCGGCTCAATATGAACCCATCACTAAACTACTAATGGTTATATGTCGTCTATTAAATGATATACAGACCTACAAG AGGGAAACTGAAGAGGGAAAGTGGAAttttcttgggctcaatttgaTGAAGAACCCAAATTTTGGGATGGAAGATTCAATTGCTTTGGGGAGAGAGATCATAGATGAAAGGACGAAAGAGTTCATTCAGCATGTTCTAGTTAATGGTCAAAGTGATTTGCCCAAGCCTTGCAAGCTGCTGCATCTGACATGCTTGAAAGTTTTTCATCTGTTTTACAACTCTAGAAATGCATTTGACTCTAACACACAACTGCTTGAGGATATTAATAAAGCAATTTATCTTCCTCTACGGAGAAACACAAAGACCACCAAGATTGATCTCTCTCAGCTGCGTTCAATGccaaaaatgaaagataaaagtattCAGAGGCCACGGTTCAATTGGTCCTTTAAACACAATAGAAGCTTTTGTGTGCATCAAGTAATTTCTCCACCTGCTTTAAGAAATGGATATGGGATAATATCCTTCAATCCGAAAGCCTTAATACCGGGCTTTATCTAA
- the LOC114374554 gene encoding serine carboxypeptidase-like 31, translating to MSFHNIMDNIVLKMTSLYTLVLLLFLFLSYRPALSFSSRHRQYWGGGGRILSSGEHNGDLVTNLPGQPRVNFQHYAGYVTVNETNGRALFYWFYEAITQPKEKPLVLWLNGGPGCSSVGYGATQEIGPFLVDTDGQGLKFNNFSWNKEANMLFLESPVGVGFSYSNTSSDYDQLGDELTANDAYSFLHNWFQKFPSYRGRTFYIAGESYAGKYVPELAELIHDRNKDPSLYIDLKGILLGNPETSDAEDWMGLVDYAWSHAVISDETHQTIKTSCDFNSTDPWHNEDCSQAVDEVLKQYNEIDIYSLYTSVCFASTASSNDQSMQTSTKRSSKMMPRMLGGYDPCLDGYAKAFYNKPDVQKALHASDGHNLKKWSICNDKIFNDWADSKPSVIPIYKKLISAGLRIWVYSGDTDGRVPVLSTRYSLSSLALPITKSWRPWYHDNEVSGWFEEYKGLTFATFRGAGHAVPCFKPSNSLAFFSSFLNGESPPSTK from the exons ATGAGTTTCCATAATATTATGGATAACATTGTATTAAAGATGACTAGTTTATACACCTTGGTTCtcctactttttctttttctatcttatAGACCTgctctttcattttcttctagaCATAGGCAATATTGGGGTGGTGGTGGGAGGATATTGAGCTCTGGTGAGCATAATGGTGATCTTGTGACTAATTTGCCTGGTCAGCCTAGGGTGAATTTCCAGCACTATGCTGGATATGTCACAGTCAATGAAACCAATGGAAGAGCACTCTTTTACTGGTTCTATGAGGCTATCACCCAGCCAAAAGAGAAACCATTGGTGCTTTGGCTTAATGGAG GTCCTGGGTGCTCTTCTGTGGGATATGGAGCAACACAGGAGATTGGTCCATTTTTAGTGGACACTGATGGCCAAGGCCTCAAATTTAATAACTTCTCTTGGAACAAAG AAGCCAACATGTTATTCCTGGAATCTCCTGTTGGAGTTGGCTTTTCATACTCAAATACAAGCAGTGACTATGACCAATTGGGAGATGAATTGACAG CTAATGATGCTTACTCTTTTCTTCACAATTGGTTTCAAAAGTTTCCATCATATCGAGGGAGGACATTTTACATAGCAGGGGAGAGCTATGCAG GAAAGTATGTTCCAGAGCTGGCTGAACTCATCCATGATAGGAACAAGGACCCCTCCCTCTATATTGATCTCAAGGGTATTCTG ttGGGTAACCCTGAAACATCTGATGCTGAGGACTGGATGGGTCTGGTTGATTATGCTTGGAGCCATGCTGTGATATCTGATGAAACTCatcaaacaatcaaaacaaGTTGTGACTTTAACAGTACTGATCCATGGCACAATGAAGATTGTAGCCAAGCTGTGGATGAAGTTCTCAAACAATACAATGAAATTGATATCTACAGTCTCTACACCTCTGTCTGCTTTGCCAGTACAGCAAGTTCTAACGATCAATCCATGCAAACTTCCACGAAGCGTTCATCTAAAATG ATGCCAAGAATGTTGGGTGGCTATGATCCATGCCTTGATGGCTATGCTAAAGCATTTTATAATAAACCAGATGTTCAGAAGGCTCTTCATGCCAGCGATGGTCACAATCTAAAGAAATGGAGCATTTGCAA CGACAAGATATTCAATGACTGGGCCGATTCAAAGCCATCTGTTATTCCAATTTACAAGAAGCTTATTTCAGCAGGACTTAGAATTTGGGTTTAtag TGGAGATACAGATGGTAGAGTACCAGTGCTTTCCACAAGGTACAGCTTAAGCTCTCTTGCGTTGCCTATCACTAAATCATGGAGGCCATGGTATCATGACAATGAG GTTAGTGGGTGGTTTGAAGAATATAAAGGGCTTACATTTGCAACGTTTCGAGGAGCTGGGCATGCAGTTCCCTGTTTTAAACCAAGCAACTCACTTGCgttcttctcctcctttctcaATGGAGAATCACCACCTTCTACAAAATAA